Proteins from a genomic interval of Planctomycetota bacterium:
- the bioB gene encoding biotin synthase BioB — protein MLPENRRLKLITAKALANQALTGPEALYLTSSQVAFWDLLHGAHNITNRFLKGKFHLCSIINAKSGRCSEDCKFCAQSAHHHTGVKTYPLVGLAAIKKAYSSAAGTGADGFSIVTSGNELSGAEVEYLSGAVGRLPRKRNAPYLCLSIGRLAGPDIARLKKAGVSKFHHNLETSRRFFPKICSTHSYDERIATIRALQKAGIKVCSGGIFGLGETWTDRIDLARTLKVLKVDSIPLNFLLPVPGTSLEKARRLSPKEALTTIALFRYILPDTDIRICAGREKTLRDLQALIFYAGATGMMIGGYLTQPGREVSDDLQMLSDLGIKNKAPRLPSGQCC, from the coding sequence ATGTTGCCTGAAAACCGCAGATTAAAACTGATTACCGCCAAGGCCCTGGCCAACCAGGCGCTGACCGGCCCGGAGGCATTATACCTGACATCGTCTCAAGTCGCCTTCTGGGATTTGCTGCACGGGGCGCATAATATCACGAATCGATTCCTGAAAGGCAAATTCCATCTCTGCTCGATTATCAACGCCAAGAGCGGCCGCTGTTCCGAGGACTGCAAATTCTGCGCTCAGTCGGCCCATCACCATACCGGGGTAAAAACCTATCCGCTGGTCGGTCTGGCGGCGATAAAAAAGGCCTACTCCAGTGCGGCCGGCACCGGCGCGGACGGATTCAGCATCGTCACCAGCGGCAACGAATTATCCGGCGCCGAGGTCGAATACCTTTCCGGGGCGGTCGGCCGCCTGCCCAGGAAGCGCAACGCGCCGTATCTCTGCCTTTCCATCGGGCGCCTGGCCGGACCGGACATTGCCCGGCTGAAAAAGGCCGGCGTCTCGAAATTCCATCACAACCTGGAAACCTCGCGCCGTTTTTTCCCGAAAATATGCTCCACCCATTCCTATGACGAGCGAATCGCCACCATCCGGGCGCTCCAGAAAGCCGGGATAAAGGTCTGCAGCGGCGGCATCTTCGGGTTGGGGGAGACCTGGACGGATCGGATTGACCTGGCCCGGACCCTGAAAGTGCTCAAAGTCGATTCCATCCCGCTCAATTTCCTGCTACCGGTCCCAGGCACCTCATTGGAAAAAGCGCGCCGGCTCTCGCCGAAAGAGGCACTGACGACCATTGCCTTGTTCCGTTACATTCTGCCGGACACGGACATCAGAATCTGCGCCGGGCGGGAGAAAACCCTGCGCGACCTGCAAGCCCTGATATTCTATGCCGGTGCCACCGGCATGATGATTGGCGGATATTTAACCCAGCCGGGACGGGAAGTTTCGGATGACCTGCAGATGCTGTCAGACCTGGGGATTAAAAATAAAGCGCCGCGTTTACCGTCAGGCCAATGTTGCTGA
- a CDS encoding response regulator codes for MKPLTLALSRRPLLLFLATLALVFIVEGLIMYGLSFLQPLLSPRTEGVLDSALLTAILFPVGYFLMFRPLKQYQESLTGKEAEQKFNLLALVKAITLSDDFESALRITTKTVSETIGWDYGEVWVPDRDNKTLRCLSSHCADDLKISKFRQVTESTDFRFNTGLPGRVWSSGRYEWIPDISAVSDTVFLRNKAAQEAGLKACFGIPIINGEKALAVLVFCASESLPEDKRLVEMVSSVALQLGSIFQRKQMAEKEQMIQKQLYQAQKMESIGGLAGGVAHDFNNILGAVKGFAELALMDIDKTNPLYEYLKHIVASTDRGANLTRQLLLFSRKSNVELQPLNLNEAVNNMLKMLARLIGENIRIETKLNPDVSIIKADAGNIEQVLMNLAVNAHDAMPQGGKITITTEDITIDEEYSKFHQESRPGNFICLSISDTGIGMDKNTVARIFEPFFTTKTAGKGTGLGLAVVYGIVKRHEGWINVYSEPGQGAIFRIYLPVSGEKVKPKTDTKTIVLENIRGNGERILVVEDNMAIQEMVARALTKIGYTVSRAATGSEAREIFGRTKGGFHLVLSDIILPDTNGIELTDELSRRRPGLSIILSSGYLDKSEYSDEVKKRNLPFIPKPYQLTTLFKTIKETIMLADTTR; via the coding sequence ATGAAGCCATTAACGTTAGCGTTGTCCCGCAGGCCGCTGCTCCTGTTTCTGGCGACTCTGGCCTTAGTGTTTATTGTTGAAGGGTTAATAATGTATGGACTCTCTTTTTTACAGCCGTTACTTTCCCCGCGAACCGAAGGCGTTCTTGATTCGGCGCTGCTGACCGCTATTCTTTTTCCCGTTGGCTACTTCCTGATGTTTCGTCCCTTAAAACAATATCAGGAATCATTAACCGGAAAAGAGGCGGAACAAAAATTCAACCTGCTGGCATTGGTTAAGGCAATTACTCTTTCGGATGACTTTGAGTCCGCTCTAAGGATTACCACTAAGACGGTATCTGAAACCATTGGCTGGGACTACGGCGAGGTCTGGGTGCCTGACCGGGATAATAAAACCCTGAGATGTCTCTCCAGTCATTGTGCCGATGATCTGAAAATAAGCAAATTCAGGCAGGTTACCGAATCAACAGATTTTCGGTTTAATACCGGGTTGCCCGGCCGGGTTTGGTCGTCCGGACGTTATGAATGGATTCCGGATATTTCTGCCGTTTCTGATACAGTATTCCTCCGAAACAAAGCCGCCCAGGAAGCCGGCCTAAAGGCCTGCTTTGGTATTCCGATTATCAACGGAGAAAAGGCGCTGGCTGTTTTGGTTTTCTGCGCATCTGAATCATTACCAGAAGACAAACGTCTGGTAGAAATGGTTTCAAGTGTCGCCCTTCAATTAGGTTCCATATTCCAGCGGAAACAGATGGCCGAGAAAGAACAAATGATTCAGAAACAACTTTATCAGGCGCAGAAGATGGAAAGCATCGGCGGGCTGGCCGGCGGGGTGGCGCACGACTTTAATAATATCCTGGGCGCAGTTAAGGGGTTTGCCGAACTGGCTTTGATGGATATTGACAAGACTAATCCGCTCTATGAATATCTTAAGCATATTGTGGCCTCAACGGACCGGGGCGCTAATCTCACCCGGCAACTCCTGCTCTTCAGCCGGAAAAGCAACGTTGAACTCCAGCCCCTCAACCTGAACGAGGCCGTCAATAATATGCTCAAGATGCTCGCCCGGTTAATCGGCGAGAATATCAGAATTGAGACCAAACTCAACCCTGATGTCAGTATCATTAAGGCCGATGCCGGAAACATTGAACAGGTTTTGATGAATCTGGCGGTCAATGCCCATGATGCCATGCCCCAGGGCGGTAAAATAACCATCACAACAGAAGATATAACCATAGACGAAGAGTACAGCAAATTCCATCAGGAATCGCGCCCCGGTAACTTTATCTGTTTGTCTATCAGCGATACCGGCATCGGAATGGATAAGAATACTGTGGCGCGCATCTTTGAGCCATTCTTTACCACAAAGACGGCAGGTAAGGGCACCGGTCTGGGGCTGGCCGTAGTTTACGGGATTGTCAAGCGGCACGAAGGATGGATAAACGTTTATAGCGAACCCGGCCAGGGCGCGATTTTCAGGATATACCTGCCGGTTTCAGGCGAGAAGGTAAAGCCCAAAACAGATACCAAGACTATTGTTCTTGAGAACATCAGGGGCAATGGGGAGCGAATCCTCGTGGTTGAAGATAACATGGCAATCCAGGAGATGGTGGCCCGGGCACTGACTAAAATCGGCTATACCGTGTCGCGGGCGGCGACCGGTTCGGAGGCACGGGAGATATTTGGCCGGACCAAAGGTGGGTTTCACCTGGTCCTGAGCGATATCATTCTGCCTGATACCAACGGAATTGAATTGACGGATGAATTATCAAGGCGGAGACCAGGGTTGTCTATTATTCTCAGCAGCGGCTATCTGGATAAATCAGAATACAGCGATGAGGTAAAGAAACGCAATCTGCCTTTTATTCCGAAGCCGTATCAACTAACAACGCTTTTTAAGACCATAAAGGAAACCATCATGTTAGCGGATACGACCAGGTGA
- a CDS encoding prepilin-type N-terminal cleavage/methylation domain-containing protein gives MNNKPNTGFSLLEIVIVVAILVAVIGGAIYVLSSGQQAFDEGAMTSFLESQAGRVIDVMRDDIGECLVITAGAPATANNYASLTIQVPIRSGGNYLNPTTGAVYWGAYDSNNNPQSNWHITYRFEPDPAKSGLNALNENTDRKDYNQDGDISDSFDIGRMIKEVYDSSAVLRHSTELCNDIITVAGTRYEDINNDGNADRIFTLCDKNGQPVTGGGTGVRINIWLGGKLGAKQNPIIVNANTVILLVNPQ, from the coding sequence ATGAATAATAAACCAAATACCGGATTCAGCCTACTTGAAATCGTCATTGTTGTGGCTATCCTGGTGGCCGTAATCGGCGGGGCGATATACGTTCTTTCAAGCGGCCAGCAGGCCTTTGACGAAGGGGCGATGACCTCTTTCCTGGAATCACAAGCCGGACGTGTCATAGATGTAATGCGGGATGATATCGGCGAATGCCTGGTTATCACGGCCGGCGCGCCGGCCACGGCCAATAATTACGCCTCATTGACCATACAGGTGCCAATCCGGTCCGGCGGGAATTATCTGAATCCGACTACCGGGGCGGTTTATTGGGGCGCCTATGATAGCAATAACAACCCGCAGTCAAACTGGCATATTACTTATCGATTTGAACCTGACCCGGCCAAGTCCGGCCTTAATGCCCTTAATGAAAACACTGACCGAAAGGATTATAACCAGGACGGCGATATTTCCGATTCCTTTGATATCGGCCGGATGATTAAAGAAGTCTATGATTCATCCGCGGTTCTTCGGCACTCAACCGAATTATGCAATGACATTATCACGGTAGCCGGAACCAGGTACGAGGATATTAACAATGACGGCAACGCCGACCGCATTTTCACCCTGTGCGACAAAAACGGACAGCCGGTAACCGGCGGCGGAACCGGAGTGAGAATCAACATCTGGCTGGGCGGTAAACTCGGGGCTAAGCAGAATCCGATAATCGTAAATGCCAATACGGTTATTCTGTTGGTGAACCCCCAATAA
- a CDS encoding STAS domain-containing protein codes for MRELWIGTEKMPDGGVRIQLQGAVDAYSYRKLTNTFNNLIDYGVCNIVVDMSDVESLNCAGAHIFLGAGIITRENGGRMAMLNPAPRVRQMLDLLDCSQLFEVSAEPFPAPAGRPECPNLKTNLDYCNCSFPLCHRKGRCCECLHYHRTNDELPACFFPKEEAVISAGKTPDRSFERFMKLRRF; via the coding sequence ATGCGTGAATTATGGATTGGCACCGAGAAGATGCCGGATGGCGGCGTCAGAATCCAGCTCCAGGGCGCGGTGGACGCCTATTCGTACCGGAAACTGACCAATACCTTTAACAACCTGATTGATTACGGAGTTTGTAATATTGTAGTCGATATGTCTGATGTAGAAAGCCTGAACTGCGCCGGGGCGCATATTTTCCTGGGTGCCGGCATTATCACCCGGGAAAACGGCGGGCGAATGGCCATGCTCAACCCGGCCCCCAGGGTCCGGCAGATGCTTGACCTGTTAGATTGCAGCCAACTCTTTGAGGTCAGCGCAGAACCGTTCCCGGCTCCGGCCGGGCGCCCGGAATGCCCTAACCTTAAAACCAATCTGGACTACTGTAATTGTTCGTTTCCGCTCTGTCACCGGAAGGGCAGGTGCTGTGAATGCCTGCATTATCACCGGACGAATGATGAATTGCCGGCCTGTTTTTTCCCTAAAGAAGAGGCGGTGATTTCCGCGGGGAAAACCCCGGACCGGTCGTTTGAGCGGTTTATGAAATTACGCCGTTTTTAG
- a CDS encoding sensor domain-containing diguanylate cyclase: MHITSHLSTSILDNIANGVYVIDNNMKIRYWNRSMEKISGIKSREMAAHPCESKKFFYYDRSGDHPCNRKQCILLNSIKYGCSDEKELYLRHKDGFQVPVSLRAAPLKNCHNQIIGAAGMACVNPYRMAGIRYATEQEQMAYIDPLTGIGNRRYLEMNVQRRIEKYSRYSWKFGVMFIDLDHFKKINDAYGHNIGDEVLKMMAGSIRRNLRPYDGVCRWGGEEFIATVPGVNQDSLQAVANRLRRDIEQNKFFVRMRNIKATISLGVTMGKTTDTVDGLIKRSDALMYRSKKSGRNCVSADVL; the protein is encoded by the coding sequence ATGCATATCACCAGTCATTTGTCAACGAGTATTTTAGACAACATCGCCAACGGCGTCTATGTTATAGATAATAATATGAAAATCCGGTATTGGAACCGGTCTATGGAAAAGATTAGCGGCATAAAATCCCGGGAGATGGCCGCACACCCCTGCGAAAGCAAGAAATTCTTCTATTATGACCGGAGCGGAGACCATCCCTGCAACCGCAAGCAGTGCATCCTGCTGAATTCCATAAAATACGGATGCTCCGATGAAAAGGAATTATATCTGCGCCATAAAGACGGTTTCCAGGTCCCCGTTTCCCTGCGGGCCGCGCCACTGAAAAACTGCCATAACCAGATTATCGGCGCGGCTGGGATGGCCTGCGTTAATCCCTACCGGATGGCCGGCATCCGATATGCCACCGAACAGGAACAGATGGCTTATATCGACCCCTTAACCGGCATCGGCAACCGGCGCTACTTGGAAATGAACGTCCAGCGCCGGATTGAGAAATACTCCCGCTATTCCTGGAAATTCGGCGTAATGTTTATCGACCTGGACCATTTCAAGAAAATCAACGATGCCTACGGCCACAATATCGGCGACGAGGTCTTGAAGATGATGGCCGGGTCCATCCGGCGCAATTTAAGGCCCTATGACGGGGTGTGCCGCTGGGGCGGGGAGGAATTTATTGCCACCGTTCCGGGGGTTAACCAGGATTCGCTCCAGGCCGTGGCCAACCGGCTGCGCCGGGACATCGAACAGAATAAATTCTTTGTCCGGATGCGCAATATCAAAGCCACCATCTCGCTCGGCGTAACCATGGGCAAGACCACCGATACGGTGGACGGGCTGATAAAACGGTCCGATGCGCTGATGTACCGGAGCAAAAAATCAGGCCGTAACTGCGTCTCGGCTGATGTTTTGTGA